A single genomic interval of Acetobacteraceae bacterium harbors:
- a CDS encoding TolC family protein, whose protein sequence is MSGRFENNGFSFGNLANSMWSYGVQVVEPAFTGGLRRAALQQAWAQYRQYADAYRGSILSAFQDVEDGLSQTRLYDRQTKQQYEAVSAALRTQRMTMALYTGGLTNYLDVVVAQQAALTARIAAVQAQTSAASGHCAADPRPGWQLDAAEPADNEADRPDPSLAI, encoded by the coding sequence CTGAGTGGCAGGTTTGAGAATAACGGCTTCAGCTTCGGCAATCTTGCTAATTCCATGTGGTCATACGGTGTGCAGGTGGTGGAACCGGCCTTTACTGGCGGCCTGCGCCGGGCAGCCTTGCAGCAGGCCTGGGCGCAATATCGTCAATATGCGGACGCTTATCGCGGCAGCATCCTCTCCGCTTTTCAGGATGTTGAGGATGGTCTTTCCCAGACGCGGCTTTATGACCGCCAGACGAAACAGCAATATGAGGCGGTTTCCGCGGCATTGCGCACGCAGCGCATGACGATGGCGCTTTATACGGGCGGCTTGACCAATTACCTCGATGTTGTGGTGGCGCAGCAGGCGGCGCTCACAGCCCGGATCGCCGCTGTGCAGGCGCAGACAAGTGCAGCTTCAGGCCACTGTGCGGCTGATCCGCGCCCTGGGTGGCAGCTGGACGCGGCAGAGCCTGCCGACAATGAAGCAGATCGACCCGATCCATCCCTTGCAATATGA
- the rmuC gene encoding DNA recombination protein RmuC: MHVGVASFLPWLIAFFCLGIAMSLWLRSGRRGTADLLTQLDQMKTHVQDTQSTESRATQLAFREAERALTARMERMHLDVNERLGDVAQRLWREHAEARLAQSDALKEMATSNATQLAAIRASVNEQLSASVEKQMQTSFARVVEQFAEMQKAIGEVTAVSAQIGDLKRLFTNVKTRGGWGEAQLRAILDDILPPDAYECNFRIPEKNVFVEFAIKMPSRAHPAPYLSIDCKFPTDSYERLLSAIERADAPAERIERRNLETAIRLEARKMAEKYIAPPSTVEFAVLYLPTDGLYSEIARIPGLIDELSRVSRIIVMGPSIIPALLRTVHLGYVTIALEERTDTIARLLGVTRQEIMKMDGVLEKLAKGAGTMSNTIEAARRRTRVLGKRLRELDAIEDATERDLEDEI, from the coding sequence ATGCATGTCGGCGTCGCCTCCTTCCTCCCCTGGCTCATTGCGTTTTTCTGCCTCGGGATCGCCATGTCTCTCTGGTTACGATCGGGGAGGCGTGGCACGGCGGATCTTTTGACGCAGCTTGATCAGATGAAGACGCATGTTCAGGATACGCAGAGCACGGAAAGTCGCGCGACGCAACTGGCGTTTCGGGAGGCGGAGCGCGCTCTGACGGCACGGATGGAACGCATGCATCTGGACGTGAATGAGCGCCTCGGCGATGTCGCGCAACGTCTTTGGCGGGAGCACGCGGAGGCCCGACTTGCGCAGTCAGATGCGTTAAAGGAAATGGCCACCTCCAACGCGACGCAGCTTGCGGCCATCCGCGCTTCCGTCAATGAGCAATTGAGCGCCAGCGTTGAAAAACAGATGCAGACCTCCTTTGCCCGCGTGGTCGAGCAATTTGCAGAGATGCAGAAAGCGATCGGGGAAGTGACGGCTGTCAGCGCCCAGATCGGCGATCTCAAACGTTTATTCACCAATGTCAAAACCCGTGGCGGCTGGGGCGAAGCGCAGCTCAGGGCGATCCTGGACGATATTCTGCCGCCCGACGCTTATGAATGTAATTTCCGGATCCCGGAGAAAAATGTCTTCGTCGAATTCGCGATCAAAATGCCCTCACGCGCCCACCCGGCACCTTATCTTTCGATTGATTGTAAGTTCCCGACCGATTCATATGAGCGGCTCCTGAGTGCCATTGAGCGCGCCGACGCGCCCGCTGAGCGGATTGAGCGCCGCAATCTCGAAACGGCGATTCGCCTTGAGGCCCGAAAAATGGCGGAAAAATACATTGCGCCGCCCTCAACCGTGGAATTTGCCGTCCTTTACCTGCCGACTGACGGATTATACTCGGAAATCGCCCGTATTCCCGGCTTGATCGACGAACTTAGCCGCGTTTCCCGCATTATAGTGATGGGGCCGTCAATCATCCCCGCGTTGTTGCGCACAGTGCATCTCGGTTATGTCACGATTGCGCTTGAGGAGCGGACAGATACCATCGCGCGGCTGCTTGGCGTCACCCGACAGGAAATCATGAAAATGGACGGCGTTCTCGAAAAATTGGCGAAAGGCGCCGGAACGATGAGCAACACAATTGAGGCTGCTCGTCGCCGCACGCGCGTACTCGGCAAGAGGCTTCGTGAACTCGATGCGATTGAGGACGCGACGGAAAGGGACCTCGAGGATGAAATTTAA
- the rplA gene encoding 50S ribosomal protein L1: MAKNKRLVAARGAVDRARAYSIEEAVSLIKTNAKAKFDETIEVSLNLGIDPRHADQMVRGLISLPNGTGKTLRVGVFARGSKAEEAKAAGAEVVGAQDLAEKVQNGEIEFDRCIATPDMMALVGRLGKVLGPRGLMPNPRLGTVTMDIKGAVTAAKFGQVEYRAEKAGIVHAGVGKASFEAEKLVENIKALVDAVQKARPTGAKGTYLKKAAVSSTMGPGVRVDIASL, from the coding sequence ATGGCGAAGAATAAACGTCTCGTCGCCGCCAGAGGCGCTGTTGATCGCGCGCGTGCCTATTCGATCGAGGAAGCGGTTTCGCTGATCAAGACCAACGCCAAAGCCAAATTTGACGAGACCATTGAAGTTTCGCTAAATCTCGGCATTGATCCGCGTCATGCCGACCAGATGGTGCGTGGGCTGATCTCCCTGCCGAATGGCACGGGCAAGACCCTGCGCGTCGGTGTTTTCGCACGTGGCTCGAAAGCTGAGGAGGCGAAAGCCGCCGGTGCTGAAGTGGTCGGCGCTCAAGACCTCGCTGAAAAAGTCCAGAATGGCGAAATTGAATTTGACCGCTGCATTGCCACGCCGGACATGATGGCGCTGGTGGGTCGTCTGGGTAAGGTGCTTGGGCCGCGCGGCCTGATGCCGAACCCCCGTCTCGGCACAGTGACGATGGACATCAAGGGTGCCGTCACGGCGGCCAAATTCGGCCAGGTTGAATATCGCGCTGAAAAAGCTGGTATCGTGCATGCGGGCGTGGGCAAAGCATCGTTTGAGGCCGAGAAACTGGTCGAGAACATTAAAGCGCTTGTTGACGCGGTGCAGAAGGCACGCCCGACTGGCGCGAAAGGTACTTATCTGAAAAAAGCGGCGGTCTCATCGACGATGGGGCCGGGTGTGCGCGTGGACATCGCGTCACTGTAA
- a CDS encoding TolC family protein, with the protein MRRSLSALLLLLTGCDLAPHYQPPHYIYPNGSKGQGVLEDAHPNDAASRWTWWEIFKDPELNRLETLLAENNPDLQAQAEIFTQARDVAREAEAQLYPQAGATGGISNNRASRTRLWRTQSSASPIYMSNVFYSGAATWEPDFFDQIRNTERGQRNLAQAADYANLRLMLQAELASTYIGLRGLDAQIAVYRDSITYFEVAVKITRLRQAGAIAAGLDVSWAENQLHSTIAALEGVQAQREVLEHAIAVLVNRAPAAFSIAERKRDVVLPYDTVRVPQGLLSQLLERRPDIAAAERRLSSASHAIGVARAAFYPVVRRSA; encoded by the coding sequence GTGCGGCGATCGCTTTCAGCACTCCTCCTTCTGCTGACGGGGTGTGATCTCGCACCGCATTATCAGCCGCCCCATTATATTTACCCGAATGGCTCGAAAGGTCAGGGCGTGCTGGAAGACGCGCACCCGAATGATGCGGCTTCCCGCTGGACATGGTGGGAGATTTTCAAAGACCCTGAGCTGAATAGACTTGAGACGCTGCTGGCAGAAAATAACCCGGACCTACAGGCGCAGGCTGAAATTTTCACGCAGGCCCGCGATGTCGCCCGGGAGGCGGAGGCCCAATTATACCCGCAGGCCGGTGCGACAGGCGGGATAAGCAATAATCGCGCTTCCCGGACGCGGTTATGGCGCACGCAATCCAGTGCCTCACCCATCTACATGTCCAACGTCTTCTATAGTGGCGCCGCGACGTGGGAGCCGGATTTCTTCGATCAGATCCGCAATACCGAGCGCGGCCAGCGAAACCTGGCGCAGGCGGCGGATTACGCCAATCTGCGGCTGATGCTTCAGGCTGAACTGGCCTCCACTTATATCGGCCTTCGCGGGTTGGATGCCCAGATCGCGGTTTATCGTGATTCCATCACTTATTTCGAGGTCGCCGTTAAGATCACGCGCCTGCGTCAGGCGGGAGCGATTGCAGCCGGGCTGGATGTATCATGGGCGGAAAATCAGCTTCACAGCACCATCGCGGCGCTTGAAGGGGTGCAGGCGCAGCGCGAGGTGCTGGAACACGCGATCGCCGTGCTCGTCAACCGCGCGCCCGCCGCGTTCAGCATTGCCGAACGCAAGCGCGACGTCGTGCTGCCTTATGACACGGTGCGCGTGCCGCAGGGCCTGCTATCGCAGCTTCTTGAACGCCGCCCGGATATTGCAGCGGCGGAGCGACGCCTGTCATCCGCCAGCCATGCAATCGGTGTGGCGCGCGCCGCCTTCTACCCGGTCGTGCGACGTTCAGCCTGA
- a CDS encoding ATP-binding protein: MQILGLFRTATFRLTLAVVFTVVAGVASNLTFFYLRFVSSEIIYLQNVLRREAFMIAQRPEQAIVQVLEGINGSKIHLTLDCVGLFDRDLSYIAGDLLSWPDGLRIEDDVQQLNYALPLRPRYNYLFLTARLPSRHVLVFGISQRRLDSLRNSLLHTMVYSLLPLIAFALCVGIYLSHRTLSRVGGLNEAIERIMEGDLSGRLPAGRSRDDLERLAGSVNRMLDRIEYLMVEIRNVGNDIAHDLRTPLSRMRVRLERALNGERNAAELHEVIEKATQDLDQCFSTITAILRIAELEDGRRKAGFATHDLRIIVADMVELYEPIAETHQLTLIDKSSRGDPLPINCDRDLLIEVMANLLDNAIKFTPAGGHIEAAAYREGNQIVLRIADTGIGIPESERKAVIGRFYRSDKSRHIPGSGLGLSLVMAILRLHGTSLEISSYREGTANPGAVFQMFFAIHQEEADLLLTEPLPETL, from the coding sequence TTGCAGATTCTGGGGCTTTTCAGGACCGCGACATTCAGACTGACGCTCGCCGTTGTCTTTACCGTCGTTGCAGGTGTCGCGAGCAACCTGACCTTTTTCTATCTGCGGTTTGTCAGTTCGGAGATTATTTACCTCCAGAACGTTCTGCGGCGTGAGGCTTTCATGATTGCCCAGCGTCCGGAACAGGCAATTGTGCAAGTGCTTGAGGGCATTAATGGCAGCAAAATCCACCTGACCCTCGATTGCGTCGGGCTTTTTGACCGTGATTTAAGCTATATCGCGGGAGATCTCCTATCCTGGCCCGATGGGTTGCGGATTGAGGATGATGTCCAGCAGCTTAATTACGCGCTTCCCCTCCGCCCGCGTTATAATTACCTGTTTCTGACAGCGCGCCTCCCTTCACGCCATGTGCTTGTCTTTGGGATATCGCAGAGGCGTCTCGATAGTCTGCGTAACTCCCTTCTGCACACGATGGTATACTCCCTCCTGCCACTCATCGCCTTCGCGCTATGTGTCGGGATTTACCTCAGTCACCGCACATTATCCCGTGTGGGCGGCCTCAATGAGGCGATTGAGCGCATTATGGAGGGGGACCTGTCCGGCCGATTACCCGCAGGCCGATCCCGCGATGATCTCGAACGCCTGGCGGGTTCCGTCAATCGGATGCTGGACCGCATTGAGTATTTGATGGTTGAAATCCGCAATGTCGGGAATGACATCGCGCATGACCTCAGAACTCCACTTTCCCGTATGCGGGTGCGGCTTGAGCGCGCCTTGAATGGAGAGCGCAACGCGGCCGAATTGCATGAGGTTATCGAGAAAGCGACGCAGGATCTCGACCAGTGCTTTTCAACCATCACCGCGATCCTGCGCATTGCGGAACTTGAGGATGGACGCCGCAAGGCGGGCTTCGCGACGCATGATCTCCGCATTATCGTGGCGGATATGGTCGAGCTTTATGAGCCGATTGCCGAGACCCATCAACTTACCCTGATTGATAAGTCATCCCGGGGTGACCCGTTGCCGATCAATTGCGACCGGGACCTGCTGATTGAGGTCATGGCCAATCTTCTCGATAACGCCATCAAATTCACGCCCGCTGGCGGTCATATTGAGGCAGCGGCCTATCGTGAGGGCAATCAGATTGTGCTCCGCATCGCGGATACCGGCATCGGCATCCCGGAATCCGAGCGCAAGGCGGTGATCGGGCGTTTCTACCGTTCGGATAAAAGCCGCCATATCCCGGGGAGCGGCCTCGGGCTCAGCCTGGTCATGGCAATCCTCCGCCTGCATGGAACCTCGCTCGAAATCTCGTCTTATCGGGAGGGGACGGCCAATCCTGGCGCTGTTTTCCAGATGTTTTTCGCGATACATCAGGAGGAGGCCGACTTATTGCTCACAGAACCCCTGCCCGAAACCCTCTGA
- the rplJ gene encoding 50S ribosomal protein L10: MDRQEKRAFVAFLAEVFASTSIVIVTENKGLTVADVTELRRRIRATGSTYKVAKNRLVSRALEGTQFDGIAPLLKGPTALSWGADPAAMAKVLVEFAKTNENLVVLGGALGSQTFDASGVKALAELPSLDELRAKLVGMLNTPATRIASVVQAPTGQLARVFGAYSKSEAA; encoded by the coding sequence TTGGACCGTCAGGAAAAGCGGGCCTTCGTCGCATTCCTCGCCGAGGTGTTTGCCAGCACATCCATCGTGATCGTCACCGAAAATAAAGGTTTGACGGTTGCTGATGTGACGGAGCTGCGCAGGCGCATCCGTGCGACGGGGTCGACTTATAAGGTTGCTAAAAATCGACTGGTCAGTCGTGCTCTGGAAGGGACCCAATTCGACGGTATCGCGCCGTTGCTCAAAGGACCGACCGCCCTGTCATGGGGTGCGGATCCGGCGGCAATGGCAAAGGTGCTCGTTGAGTTCGCCAAAACGAATGAGAATCTGGTTGTTCTGGGTGGTGCGCTTGGAAGCCAGACGTTTGATGCGTCCGGTGTCAAGGCACTGGCTGAACTGCCATCTCTGGACGAGCTGCGTGCAAAACTGGTGGGTATGCTCAATACCCCCGCCACGCGGATCGCCAGTGTTGTCCAGGCTCCGACCGGACAGCTTGCTCGTGTTTTTGGCGCCTATTCCAAAAGCGAGGCTGCCTAG
- the rplK gene encoding 50S ribosomal protein L11 — protein MAKKIVGYIKLQIPAGKANPSPPVGPALGQRGLNIMQFCKEFNAKTQGLEPGMPIPVVITAYADRTFSFITKTPPNTFFLLKAAKLSKGSQTVGKAASVGKVTTVQLREIAETKFKDMNAHDIDGAVRMLAGSARSMGLDVVEG, from the coding sequence ATGGCCAAAAAAATTGTTGGCTACATCAAACTGCAAATCCCCGCGGGTAAGGCAAATCCATCCCCACCAGTGGGCCCGGCGCTGGGTCAGCGCGGCCTTAACATCATGCAGTTCTGTAAAGAATTCAACGCGAAGACACAGGGGCTTGAGCCCGGTATGCCGATCCCGGTCGTGATTACGGCCTATGCGGATCGCACATTCAGCTTCATCACAAAAACACCGCCGAACACGTTTTTTCTGCTGAAAGCCGCGAAACTGTCCAAGGGTAGCCAGACAGTTGGCAAGGCGGCATCTGTCGGCAAGGTGACGACCGTGCAGCTGCGTGAGATCGCCGAAACGAAATTTAAAGACATGAATGCCCATGACATTGATGGCGCCGTGCGTATGCTCGCCGGTTCTGCCCGTTCAATGGGCCTTGATGTGGTGGAGGGCTGA
- the rplL gene encoding 50S ribosomal protein L7/L12: MADLNKIVEELSTLTVLEAAELSKLLEEKWGVSAAAPVAVAAPAAGGAAAAPAEEQTEFNVLITDPGATAIKVIKEVRAHTNLGLKEAKQLVDDSKAAPKAVKEGVGKDEADKLKAKLEEAGAKVEIK, translated from the coding sequence ATGGCCGATCTCAACAAAATTGTCGAAGAACTCTCAACCCTGACCGTTCTTGAAGCGGCAGAGCTCTCCAAACTCCTTGAGGAGAAGTGGGGCGTTTCCGCAGCAGCGCCGGTTGCTGTTGCAGCGCCTGCTGCTGGCGGTGCGGCTGCCGCGCCTGCTGAAGAGCAGACAGAGTTCAATGTTCTTATCACCGACCCGGGTGCGACCGCGATCAAAGTGATTAAGGAAGTCCGCGCCCACACGAATCTTGGCCTGAAAGAAGCCAAACAGCTCGTTGATGACAGCAAGGCCGCGCCGAAAGCGGTTAAGGAAGGCGTCGGCAAGGACGAAGCCGACAAGCTTAAAGCAAAGCTTGAGGAAGCCGGCGCCAAGGTCGAGATTAAGTAA
- a CDS encoding response regulator transcription factor, producing MVRQDRKVSQDDRDEKAPHVLVVEDDDTLAAEIVAELESRGFKTDRAADGREALATARSGQFDIFVMDRMLPHVDGLSVIEELRQSEIMTPVLVLSALSAVDERVQGFKAGGDDYLVKPFAMDELVARLEALLRRPNSSRATKLRVGPLEMDLIDRKVDRMGREVDLLPREFRLLEYLMRRPNQVLTRTMLLEDVWNYRFIPQTNLVDVHIGKLRRKVDAPGETPLIHSIRGAGFMLRIQD from the coding sequence ATGGTCAGACAGGATAGAAAAGTTTCGCAGGACGATCGTGACGAGAAAGCGCCGCATGTGCTCGTCGTCGAGGATGACGACACATTGGCTGCCGAAATCGTTGCGGAGCTTGAGTCCCGCGGTTTCAAGACAGACCGCGCTGCCGACGGGCGTGAAGCGCTTGCGACCGCGAGAAGCGGGCAGTTCGATATTTTCGTAATGGACAGGATGCTGCCGCATGTTGACGGCCTGAGCGTCATCGAGGAATTGCGTCAGAGTGAAATCATGACGCCGGTCCTGGTGCTCTCGGCCCTTTCCGCCGTTGATGAGCGCGTGCAGGGCTTTAAGGCGGGCGGGGATGATTACCTCGTCAAGCCTTTTGCGATGGATGAGCTGGTCGCGCGTTTGGAGGCACTCCTCCGACGTCCGAACTCGTCCCGCGCCACCAAACTTCGCGTCGGGCCGCTTGAGATGGACCTAATTGACCGCAAGGTGGATCGCATGGGGCGTGAGGTTGACCTCCTGCCGCGTGAATTCCGCCTGCTTGAATATCTTATGCGGCGACCCAATCAGGTCCTGACCCGGACCATGTTGCTTGAGGATGTCTGGAATTATCGTTTCATTCCCCAGACGAACCTTGTAGATGTGCATATAGGCAAATTGCGGCGGAAGGTTGACGCGCCCGGCGAGACGCCGCTTATCCATAGTATCAGGGGGGCCGGGTTCATGCTGCGTATCCAGGACTGA